One Panicum virgatum strain AP13 chromosome 3N, P.virgatum_v5, whole genome shotgun sequence DNA segment encodes these proteins:
- the LOC120664258 gene encoding uncharacterized protein LOC120664258 isoform X1, with the protein MDRPPRCIVVSPIIASFVPFLLLLLVSSSVVIPASAGGGGGNGTAAPFRSGEELLRLQRIKARLARTRDASVKTIQSPDGDVIDCVPTQLQPAFEHPKLRGHRPEREPAERPGSSSGRVDADDRDDEDALPQVWRRSGESCPEGTIPVRRTTEAEVLRASSVGRFGMKARGGGGGFARRDSTGSGHEHAVGYVSGGQFYGAKASLNVWPAQVASPAEFSLSQIWVISGAFGNDLNTIEAGWQVSPQLYGDNNPRFFTYWTVSSLSLLQNSYWTAKQMPCVRAGRRVPGDGLLQPALLGVRADEQPRGHRRRHLADLVLRRAAVRHHRAHLEGPAAGPLVAAARRRRARRLLAVLAVHAPGLPRRHGAVRRRGRERAAGRRAAHAHADGLRPLPRGRLRARRLLPQRAGRRLGQQPRARRRAPAPRRPAGLLRHRRRQRRCLGHLLLLRRAWPERAVPIGLQEQARK; encoded by the exons ATGGATCGTCCCCCACGCTGCATCGTCGTCAGCCCAATCATTGCCTCATTTgttcccttcctcctcctcctcctcgtctcaTCCTCCGTCGTCATCCCGGCCtcggctggaggcggcggcggcaacggcacggcggcgccgttccGGTCGGGCGAGGAGCTGCTCCGGCTCCAGAGGATCAAGGCCCGGCTCGCCAGGACCAGGGACGCCTCCGTCAAGACTATCCAG AGCCCCGATGGCGATGTCATCGACTGCGTGCCGACGCAGCTGCAGCCCGCGTTCGAGCATCCCAAGCTCAGGGGGCACAGACCAGAG AGAGAGCCAGCGGAGAGGCCGGGGAGCAGCAGTGGCCGCGTCGACGCTGATGATCGAGACGACGAGGACGCATTGCCGCAGgtgtggcggcgctccggcgagtcgTGCCCGGAGGGGACGATACCGGTGCGGCGGACCACGGAGGCCGAAGTGCTCCGGGCCAGCTCCGTCGGCCGGTTCGGGATGAAGgcccggggtggcggcggcggattcgCGCGGCGCGACTCCACCGGCAGCGGCCATGAG CACGCGGTGGGGTACGTGTCGGGGGGGCAGTTCTACGGCGCCAAGGCGAGCCTGAACGTGTGGCCGGCGcaggtggcgtcgccggcggagTTCAGCCTCTCGCAGATCTGGGTCATCTCCGGCGCCTTCGGCAACGACCTCAACACCATCGAGGCTGGCTGGCAG GTAAGCCCTCAGCTGTACGGTGACAACAACCCAAGGTTCTTCACATACTGGACAGTAagctccctctctcttcttcaGAATTCATACTGGACAGCAAAGCAAATGCCGTGCGTACGTGCAGGACGACGCGTACCGGGAGACGGGCTGCTACAACCTGCACTGCTCGGGGTTCGTGCAGACGAGCAGCCGCGTGGCCATCGGCGCCGCCATCTCGCCGATCTCGTCCTCCGGCGGGCGGCAGTTCGACATCACCGTGCTCATCTGGAAGGACCCGCGGCGGGGCCACTGGTGGCTGcagctcggcgccggcgcgctcgTCGGCTACTGGCCGTCCTCGCTGTTCACGCACCTGGGCTCCCGCGCCGACATGGTGCAgttcggcggcgaggtcgtgaacgcgcggccggccggcgcgccgcaCACGCCCACGCAGATGGGCTCCGGCCGCTTCCCCGGGGAAGGCTACGCGCGCGCCGCCTACTTCCGCAACGTGCAGGTCGTCGACTGGGACAACAGCCTCGTGCCCGCCGCCGGGCTCCGGCTCCTCGCCGACCGGCCGGGCTGCTACGacatcgccggcggcagcggcggtgcctGGGGCACCTACTTCTACTACGGCGGGCCTGGCCGGAACGCGCGGTGCCCATAGGCCTGCAGGAGCAAGCTAGGAAGTAG
- the LOC120664258 gene encoding uncharacterized protein LOC120664258 isoform X2 — protein sequence MDRPPRCIVVSPIIASFVPFLLLLLVSSSVVIPASAGGGGGNGTAAPFRSGEELLRLQRIKARLARTRDASVKTIQSPDGDVIDCVPTQLQPAFEHPKLRGHRPEREPAERPGSSSGRVDADDRDDEDALPQVWRRSGESCPEGTIPVRRTTEAEVLRASSVGRFGMKARGGGGGFARRDSTGSGHEHAVGYVSGGQFYGAKASLNVWPAQVASPAEFSLSQIWVISGAFGNDLNTIEAGWQVSPQLYGDNNPRFFTYWTDDAYRETGCYNLHCSGFVQTSSRVAIGAAISPISSSGGRQFDITVLIWKDPRRGHWWLQLGAGALVGYWPSSLFTHLGSRADMVQFGGEVVNARPAGAPHTPTQMGSGRFPGEGYARAAYFRNVQVVDWDNSLVPAAGLRLLADRPGCYDIAGGSGGAWGTYFYYGGPGRNARCP from the exons ATGGATCGTCCCCCACGCTGCATCGTCGTCAGCCCAATCATTGCCTCATTTgttcccttcctcctcctcctcctcgtctcaTCCTCCGTCGTCATCCCGGCCtcggctggaggcggcggcggcaacggcacggcggcgccgttccGGTCGGGCGAGGAGCTGCTCCGGCTCCAGAGGATCAAGGCCCGGCTCGCCAGGACCAGGGACGCCTCCGTCAAGACTATCCAG AGCCCCGATGGCGATGTCATCGACTGCGTGCCGACGCAGCTGCAGCCCGCGTTCGAGCATCCCAAGCTCAGGGGGCACAGACCAGAG AGAGAGCCAGCGGAGAGGCCGGGGAGCAGCAGTGGCCGCGTCGACGCTGATGATCGAGACGACGAGGACGCATTGCCGCAGgtgtggcggcgctccggcgagtcgTGCCCGGAGGGGACGATACCGGTGCGGCGGACCACGGAGGCCGAAGTGCTCCGGGCCAGCTCCGTCGGCCGGTTCGGGATGAAGgcccggggtggcggcggcggattcgCGCGGCGCGACTCCACCGGCAGCGGCCATGAG CACGCGGTGGGGTACGTGTCGGGGGGGCAGTTCTACGGCGCCAAGGCGAGCCTGAACGTGTGGCCGGCGcaggtggcgtcgccggcggagTTCAGCCTCTCGCAGATCTGGGTCATCTCCGGCGCCTTCGGCAACGACCTCAACACCATCGAGGCTGGCTGGCAG GTAAGCCCTCAGCTGTACGGTGACAACAACCCAAGGTTCTTCACATACTGGACA GACGACGCGTACCGGGAGACGGGCTGCTACAACCTGCACTGCTCGGGGTTCGTGCAGACGAGCAGCCGCGTGGCCATCGGCGCCGCCATCTCGCCGATCTCGTCCTCCGGCGGGCGGCAGTTCGACATCACCGTGCTCATCTGGAAGGACCCGCGGCGGGGCCACTGGTGGCTGcagctcggcgccggcgcgctcgTCGGCTACTGGCCGTCCTCGCTGTTCACGCACCTGGGCTCCCGCGCCGACATGGTGCAgttcggcggcgaggtcgtgaacgcgcggccggccggcgcgccgcaCACGCCCACGCAGATGGGCTCCGGCCGCTTCCCCGGGGAAGGCTACGCGCGCGCCGCCTACTTCCGCAACGTGCAGGTCGTCGACTGGGACAACAGCCTCGTGCCCGCCGCCGGGCTCCGGCTCCTCGCCGACCGGCCGGGCTGCTACGacatcgccggcggcagcggcggtgcctGGGGCACCTACTTCTACTACGGCGGGCCTGGCCGGAACGCGCGGTGCCCATAG
- the LOC120664255 gene encoding leucine-rich repeat receptor-like serine/threonine-protein kinase RGI4 — translation MGLGVMMTRRSKWRAAAEVPLPMACTVLLPMACTVLLLCVGCAVAVDEQGAALLAWKATLRGGDALADWKPSDASPCRWTGVTCDADGGVTELSLQFVDLFGGVPANLTALGATLSRLVLTGANLTGPIPPGLGELPALAHLDLSNNALTGRIPAELCRQGSKLETLYLNSNRLEGTLPDAIGNLTALRELIIYDNQLAGKIPAAIGRMASLEVLRGGGNKNLQGALPTEIGNCSRLTMIGLAETSITGPLPASLGRLKNLTTLAIYTALLSGPIPPELGQCSSLENIYLYENALSWSIPAQLGGLKKLTNLLLWQNQLVGIIPPELGSCPGLTVVDLSLNGLTGHIPASFGNLASLQQLQLSVNKLSGTVLPELARCGNLTDLELDNNQLTGSIPAVLGGLPLLRMLYLWANQLTGTIPPELGRCTSLEALDLSNNALTGPVPRSLFGLPRLSKLLLINNSLSGELPPEIGNCTSLVRFRVSGNHIAGAIPAEIGKLGNLSFLDLGSNRLSGALPAEISGCRNLTFVDLHDNAIAGELPPGLFQDLLSLQYLDLSYNAIAGTLPSDIGMLTSLTKLILSGNRLSGPVPPEIGSCSRLQLLDVGGNTLSGKIPGSIGKIPGLEIALNLSCNSFTGTIPSEFAGLARLGVLDVSHNQLSGDLQTLSALQNLVALNVSFNGFTGRLPETAFFAKLPTSDVEGNPALCLSRCAGGAGDRERDARVAMAVLLSALVVLLLAAALILLGRHRRAVAGRAGGEDKDGEMSPPWNVTLYQKLEIGVADVARSLTPANVIGQGWSGAVYRANLLSSGVTVAVKKFRSCDEASVEAFACEVSVLPRVRHRNIVRLLGWAANRRTRLLFYDYLPNGTIGGLLHGSTTAVVEWEVRLAIAVGVAEGLAYLHHDCVPGIIHRDVKADNILLGERYEACLADFGLARFADEGANSSPPPFAGSYGYIAPEYGCMAKITTKSDVYSFGVVLLEMITGRRPLDPAFGEGQSVVQWARDHLCRKREPMEVIDARLQGRPDTQVQEMLQALGIALLCASPRPEDRPMMKDVAALLRGIQHDDGVDARKAGAEAAAAGVSKLADPKQPISPSKLIALALPAQTQAQARESSGSQSLLKNRE, via the exons ATGGGTCTTGGTGTTATGATGACTAGAAGAAGcaaatggcgggcggcggcggaggtgccgcTGCCCATGGCGTGCACGGTGCTGCTGCCCATGGCGTGCacggtgctgctgctgtgcgTAGGCTGCGCCGTCGCCGTGGACGAGCAAGGCGCAGCGCTGCTGGCGTGGAAGGCCACGCTGCGGGGCGGCGACGCGCTGGCCGACTGGAAGCCGAGCGACGCGTCGCCGTGCCGGTGGACCGGCGTGACGTGCGACGCGGACGGGGGTGTCACGGAGCTCAGCCTGCAGTTCGTCGACCTGTTCGGCGGCGTGCCGGCCAACTTGACCGCCCTGGGCGCCACGCTGTCCCGGCTCGTCCTCACCGGCGCGAACCTGACGGGGCCGATCCCGCCGGGGCTCGGCGAGCTGCCGGCGCTGGCGCACCTCGACCTCAGCAACAATGCACTCACGGGGAGGATACCAGCGGAGTTGTGCCGGCAAGGGAGCAAGCTCGAGACGCTGTACCTCAACTCCAACCGACTGGAGGGCACACTTCCGGACGCCATCGGCAACCTCACGGCGCTCCGCGAGCTCATCATCTACGACAACCAGCTCGCCGGCAAGATACCGGCGGCTATCGGACGGATGGCCAGCCTCGaggtgctccgcggcggcggcaacaagAACCTCCAGGGCGCGCTCCCCACGGAGATCGGCAACTGCTCCCGGCTCACCATGATCGGCCTAGCCGAGACCAGCATCACCGGGCCGCTGCCGGCGAGCCTCGGCCGGCTCAAGAACCTCACCACGCTGGCCATCTACACGGCGCTGCTCTCCGGCCCGATACCGCCGGAGCTCGGCCAGTGCAGCAGCCTGGAGAACATCTACCTCTACGAGAACGCGCTGTCCTGGTCCATCCCGGCGCAGCTCGGCGGGCTCAAGAAGCTCACGAACCTgctgctgtggcagaaccagctCGTCGGCATCATCCCGCCGGAGCTCGGGTCGTGCCCCGGGCTCACCGTCGTGGACCTTTCACTCAACGGGCTCACCGGCCACATCCCAGCGTCGTTCGGCAACCTGGCGTcgctgcagcagctgcagctcagcgtgAACAAGCTCTCCGGCACGGTGCTGCCGGAGCTTGCCCGGTGCGGCAACCTCACCGACCTCGAGCTCGACAACAACCAGCTCACCGGCAGCATCCCCGCCGTGCTCGGCGGCCTCCCGTTGCTGCGCATGCTCTACCTCTGGGCCAACCAGCTGACAGGCACCATCCCACCGGAGCTCGGCCGGTGCACCAGCCTTGAGGCGCTCGACCTGTCCAACAACGCGCTGACGGGTCCCGTCCCGCGGTCGCTCTTCGGCCTGCCGCGCCTGTCCAAGCTGCTGCTCATCAACAACAGCCTGTCCGGCGAGTTGCCGCCGGAGATTGGCAACTGCACGTCCCTCGTCCGGTTTCGGGTGAGCGGCAACCACATCGCCGGCGCGATACCGGCCGAGATAGGCAAGCTTGGAAATCTCAGCTTCCTCGATCTCGGTTCGAACCGGCTGTCCGGCGCTCTGCCGGCGGAGATATCCGGGTGCCGGAATCTCACGTTCGTCGACCTCCACGACAACGCTatcgccggcgagctgccgccGGGGCTGTTCCAGGACCTGCTCTCGCTCCAGTACCTCGACCTCTCCTACAACGCCATCGCCGGCACCCTCCCGTCGGACATCGGCATGCTCACCTCGCTCACGAAGCTCATTCTCAGTGGCAACCGGCTGTCCGGGCCGGTACCACCGGAGATTGGTTCGTGCTCCCGGCTCCAGCTCCTCGACGTCGGCGGCAACACGCTTTCCGGCAAGATTCCGGGAAGCATCGGCAAGATTCCGGGGCTGGAGATTGCTCTGAACCTCAGCTGCAACAGCTTCACCGGCACGATCCCGTCAGAGTTCGCCGGGCTTGCAAGGCTCGGGGTGCTCGACGTGTCGCACAACCAGCTCTCCGGTGATCTCCAGACGCTGTCCGCGCTCCAGAACCTCGTGGCGCTCAACGTATCCTTCAATGGCTTCACCGGTCGGTTGCCGGAGACGGCGTTCTTCGCGAAGCTGCCCACGAGCGACGTGGAGGGCAACCCGGCGCTGTGCCTCTCCcggtgcgcgggcggcgccggtgaCCGCGAGCGCGACGCGCGCGTCGCGATGGCCGTGCTGCTCTCCgccctcgtcgtcctcctcctggcCGCGGCGCTCATCCTCCTCGGGCGGCACCGGCGCGCCGTagccgggcgcgcgggcggcgaggacaAGGACGGCGAGATGTCGCCGCCGTGGAACGTGACGCTGTACCAGAAGCTGGAGATCGGCGTCGCGGACGTGGCGCGCAGCCTGACGCCGGCGAACGTGATCGGGCAGGGGTGGTCCGGCGCGGTGTACCGCGCGAACCTCCTGTCGAGCGGCGTCACCGTCGCCGTGAAGAAGTTCCGGTCGTGCGACGAGGCGTCCGTGGAGGCGTTCGCGTGCGAGGTGAGCGTGCTCCCCCGGGTGCGCCACCGCAACATCGTCCGGCTGCTGGGGTGGGCGGCCAACCGCCGCACGCGCCTCCTGTTCTACGACTACCTCCCGAACGGCACCATCGGCGGCCTGCTCCACGGCAGCACGACCGCCGTGGTGGAGTGGGAGGTGCGGCTCGCGAtcgccgtcggcgtcgccgAGGGCCTCGCGTACCTCCACCACGACTGCGTGCCGGGCATCATCCACCGCGACGTCAAGGCCGACAACATCCTCCTCGGGGAGCGCTACGAGGCGTGCCTCGCCGACTTCGGCCTGGCCAGGTTCGCCGACGAGGGCGCCaattcgtcgccgccgccgttcgccggATCCTACGGCTACATCGCCCCGG AGTACGGGTGCATGGCCAAGATCACGACGAAGAgcgacgtgtacagcttcggcGTGGTGCTGCTGGAGATGATCACCGGGCGGCGGCCGCTGGACCCGGCGTTCGGCGAGGGGCAGAGCGTCGTGCAGTGGGCGCGCGACCACCTCTGCCGGAAGCGCGAGCCCATGGAGGTGATCGACGCGAGGCTGCAGGGCCGGCCGGACACGCAGGTGCAGGAGATGCTGCAGGCGCTCGGCATCGCGCTGCTCTGCGCCAGCCCGCGCCCCGAGGACCGCCCGATGATGAAGGacgtggcggcgctgctgcgcgGCATCCAGCACGACGACGGCGTCGACGCACGGAAAgccggcgccgaggcggcggcggcgggggtgagcAAATTGGCCGACCCGAAGCAGCCCATCTCGCCGAGTAAACTGATTGCTCTCGCCCTGCCAGCCCAAACGCAAGCCCAGGCCCGGGAAAGTTCAGGGTCACAAAGCCTGCTCAAGAACCGGGAGTGA